One Cricetulus griseus strain 17A/GY chromosome 5, alternate assembly CriGri-PICRH-1.0, whole genome shotgun sequence genomic window carries:
- the Ascl5 gene encoding achaete-scute homolog 5 — MNSNFCRALVERGASSGMQLGVVAPAGQKPLAATEPLGNMPFLLYPGHAEPPYYDAYAGVFPYVPFPGAFGVYDYPFEPAFIQKRNERERQRVKCVNEGYARLRGHLPGALAEKRLSKVETLRAAIRYIKYLQELLSATPDGEPPAASSPPPVRVGQGNAPQPPFLVADSRGSSSFSSSPFLESEEPRL, encoded by the coding sequence ATGAACAGTAACTTCTGCCGGGCCCTGGTGGAGCGCGGGGCTTCTAGCGGCATGCAGCTGGGTGTCGTGGCCCCTGCAGGACAGAAGCCGCTGGCAGCCACCGAGCCCCTGGGCAACATGCCCTTCCTGCTGTACCCGGGCCACGCCGAGCCGCCTTATTACGACGCCTACGCTGGGGTGTTCCCCTACGTGCCCTTTCCAGGCGCCTTCGGGGTCTACGACTACCCGTTCGAGCCCGCCTTCATCCAGAAGCGCAACGAGCGCGAGCGGCAACGCGTCAAGTGCGTGAACGAGGGCTACGCGCGCCTCCGCGGCCACCTCCCCGGAGCCCTGGCCGAGAAGCGGCTCAGCAAGGTGGAGACCCTGCGCGCCGCCATCCGCTACATCAAGTACCTGCAGGAGCTGCTGAGCGCCACCCCCGACGGCGAGCCACCCGCCGCCAGCTCCCCGCCTCCAGTCCGCGTCGGCCAAGGCAACGCGCCGCAGCCCCCCTTCCTGGTGGCCGATTCCAGGgggtcctcctccttctcctcctcaccTTTCTTGGAGTCGGAGGAACCCCGCCTTTGA